A single genomic interval of Candidatus Hydrogenedentota bacterium harbors:
- a CDS encoding lecithin retinol acyltransferase family protein, with amino-acid sequence MARGDHIRVKRFGYWHHGIDCGDGTVIHFTGEPRDYRNAAIRRTSIEDFAKGGRVRVVRHRGSYDPEVVVERAESRLEETGYHPVRNNCEHFTRWCVTGAAESRQIRRALYALTGFAVTLAGTVTAAALLHSVRRRSRRSDA; translated from the coding sequence ATGGCCCGAGGCGACCATATCCGCGTTAAGCGGTTCGGCTACTGGCATCACGGTATAGACTGCGGCGATGGCACGGTGATTCACTTTACAGGTGAGCCGCGTGACTATCGCAATGCCGCCATCCGAAGGACTTCGATTGAGGATTTCGCGAAGGGTGGCCGTGTGCGCGTCGTACGTCATCGCGGGTCGTACGACCCCGAGGTGGTTGTCGAGCGGGCGGAAAGCCGACTTGAAGAAACTGGCTACCATCCCGTTCGCAACAATTGTGAGCATTTTACGCGCTGGTGCGTGACTGGCGCTGCGGAAAGCAGGCAAATCCGCCGTGCGCTTTATGCACTAACCGGTTTTGCCGTCACGTTAGCGGGAACTGTGACGGCCGCCGCATTGTTGCACTCGGTACGACGCAGGTCACGACGGTCCGATGCATAA